One segment of Mycobacterium spongiae DNA contains the following:
- a CDS encoding lipid droplet-associated protein: MGSAPYGLRLLVGAATVAVEETMKLPRTILMYPMTLASQAAHLVMLFQQNLADLAVKGDSTLETLFPPKDEQPEWATFDEDLPDAFDGPSIPLPGSAGADPIDSDRRSEGRFALYSVSDTADSADASAADRPTKPAPARQRKKSTSDSTVAAPAVAAELDYSALTLAQLRARLQTLDVADLEALLAYEQATKARAPFQTLLANRITRASAK; encoded by the coding sequence ATGGGTTCTGCACCGTATGGGCTTCGGCTATTGGTGGGCGCGGCCACAGTCGCGGTCGAGGAGACGATGAAGCTACCACGAACCATCTTGATGTACCCGATGACGCTGGCCAGCCAGGCCGCGCACCTGGTGATGCTATTTCAGCAAAACCTGGCTGACCTGGCGGTCAAGGGAGACAGTACTTTGGAGACGCTGTTTCCGCCGAAGGACGAACAGCCGGAGTGGGCAACGTTCGACGAGGATTTGCCCGATGCGTTCGACGGGCCTTCGATTCCGTTGCCTGGCTCCGCAGGTGCCGACCCGATCGATAGCGACCGTCGGTCCGAAGGACGCTTCGCCTTGTACTCGGTGTCCGATACGGCCGACTCCGCCGACGCTTCGGCTGCCGACCGCCCAACGAAACCGGCGCCCGCCAGGCAACGGAAGAAGTCGACCTCCGACTCGACCGTCGCTGCCCCCGCCGTGGCGGCCGAACTCGACTACTCGGCGCTGACCCTGGCCCAGCTGCGGGCCCGGCTACAAACGCTCGATGTCGCCGACCTCGAGGCGCTGCTGGCCTACGAGCAGGCCACCAAGGCCCGAGCCCCGTTTCAGACGCTGCTGGCCAACAGGATCACCCGCGCGTCGGCGAAGTAG
- the xseA gene encoding exodeoxyribonuclease VII large subunit encodes MGNSAENPFPVRAVAIRVAGWIDKLGTVWVEGQLAQITMRPGAKTVFMVLRDPAADMSLSATCSRELVLGAPVKLAEGTQVVVCGKPSFYTGRGTFSLRLSEIRAVGIGELLARIDRLRRLLDAEGLFHPRLKRPIPFLPNMIGLITGRASAAERDVTTVATDRWPAVRFAIRNTAVQGPNAVVHIVEALRDLDEHPDVDVIVLARGGGSVEDLLPFSDETLCRAISACRTPVISAVGHEPDNPLCDLVADVRAATPTDAAKKAVPDIASERQQLNELRRRSAQALRNWVSREQRVLAQLRGRPVLADPLQALTARADGIQRARTALRRDITRLVATETERVGHLSARLTALGPAATLARGYAVVQTFPGPASAPTTVLRSIDDAPAGTRLRVRVADGAIAATSEGRSDGP; translated from the coding sequence ATGGGCAACTCGGCCGAGAACCCCTTCCCGGTTCGCGCGGTAGCCATCCGCGTCGCCGGCTGGATCGACAAATTGGGCACCGTGTGGGTAGAGGGGCAATTGGCGCAGATCACGATGCGACCCGGCGCCAAGACGGTGTTCATGGTGCTGCGTGACCCGGCGGCCGACATGTCGCTGTCTGCAACATGTTCGCGCGAATTGGTGCTGGGCGCACCGGTGAAATTGGCCGAAGGCACGCAGGTGGTCGTGTGCGGCAAGCCTTCGTTCTATACCGGACGCGGAACATTTTCCTTGCGGCTCAGTGAGATTCGTGCAGTCGGAATAGGCGAACTGCTCGCCCGCATCGATCGGCTGCGGCGACTCCTGGACGCCGAGGGTCTCTTCCACCCGCGGCTTAAGCGACCGATCCCTTTCCTGCCCAACATGATTGGGCTTATCACCGGCCGTGCGAGCGCCGCCGAACGTGATGTGACGACGGTGGCCACCGACCGCTGGCCTGCAGTGCGTTTCGCGATTCGGAACACCGCCGTACAGGGGCCCAACGCCGTCGTGCACATCGTCGAGGCGCTGCGCGACCTCGACGAGCACCCCGATGTCGACGTGATCGTGCTGGCCCGCGGCGGCGGCAGCGTCGAGGATCTGCTGCCGTTCTCCGACGAGACGTTGTGCCGCGCGATCTCGGCGTGCCGCACACCGGTGATCAGCGCGGTTGGCCACGAGCCCGACAACCCGCTCTGCGACCTGGTCGCGGACGTACGGGCGGCCACACCCACCGACGCGGCCAAGAAAGCGGTCCCCGACATTGCCAGCGAACGACAACAGCTCAATGAGTTGCGCCGGCGCAGCGCCCAGGCGCTGCGCAATTGGGTATCCCGCGAGCAACGGGTGCTCGCCCAGTTGCGTGGCCGCCCGGTCCTGGCCGACCCGCTCCAGGCACTCACGGCGCGCGCCGACGGGATTCAGCGAGCCCGCACGGCGCTCCGGCGCGACATCACCCGATTGGTCGCCACCGAGACCGAACGCGTCGGACACCTGTCAGCGCGACTGACAGCATTGGGCCCGGCCGCGACACTCGCCCGCGGATATGCCGTGGTTCAGACGTTTCCTGGACCGGCCAGCGCACCCACGACGGTGTTGCGGTCGATTGACGATGCGCCGGCCGGCACCAGGTTGCGGGTGCGAGTCGCCGACGGCGCCATCGCGGCAACCAGCGAAGGACGTAGCGATGGCCCTTGA
- a CDS encoding exodeoxyribonuclease VII small subunit, translated as MALDDNAVDGPDPPQSATPISQLGYEVCRDELIEVVRLLEQGGLDLDASLQLWERGEQLAKRCEEHLAGARQRVTDVLAGGEDSDTEAN; from the coding sequence ATGGCCCTTGATGACAACGCCGTCGACGGCCCTGATCCACCACAGTCCGCTACGCCTATTAGTCAGCTCGGCTACGAAGTTTGCCGAGATGAGCTAATTGAGGTGGTGCGACTTCTGGAACAGGGCGGGCTGGACCTTGATGCGTCGCTGCAGCTCTGGGAAAGGGGAGAGCAACTCGCCAAACGGTGCGAGGAGCACTTAGCTGGCGCGCGCCAACGGGTGACGGATGTGCTGGCTGGCGGCGAGGATTCTGACACTGAGGCAAACTGA
- a CDS encoding 3-beta-hydroxysteroid dehydrogenase produces the protein MLARMGDASLTTELGSVLVTGGAGFVGANLVSTLLERGHRVRSFDRAPSPLPAHPKLEVLQGDITDEAVCAKAVDGIDTIIHTAAVIDLMGGASVTEEYRQRSFSVNLGGTENLVYAGRKAGVKRFVYTASNSVVMGGQNIAGGDETMPYTTRFNDLYTETKVAAEQFVLGQNGVEGMLTCAIRPSGIWGTGDQTMFRRLFESVIDGHVKVLVGRKSALLDNSYVHNLIHGFILAGEHLVPGGSAPGQAYFINDAEPVNMFEFARPVVEACGEKWPRMRVSGRLVRWIMTLWQRLHFQFGFPEPLLEPLAIERLYLDNYFSIAKARRDLNYEPLFTTEQALAECLPYYVDLFHQMKKEAQAK, from the coding sequence ATGCTCGCCCGCATGGGTGATGCATCACTGACAACCGAACTTGGCAGCGTCCTGGTTACCGGCGGCGCGGGCTTCGTCGGCGCCAACCTGGTCAGCACGTTGCTCGAGCGTGGACACCGGGTACGCTCCTTCGACCGCGCCCCCTCGCCGCTGCCCGCACACCCCAAGCTGGAGGTGCTGCAGGGCGACATCACCGATGAGGCGGTCTGCGCCAAGGCGGTCGACGGCATCGACACGATCATCCACACGGCGGCGGTGATCGACTTGATGGGCGGGGCGTCGGTCACCGAGGAATACCGGCAGCGCAGCTTCTCAGTGAATCTGGGCGGCACCGAGAATCTGGTGTATGCCGGACGGAAGGCCGGGGTGAAGCGATTCGTCTACACCGCATCTAACAGTGTGGTGATGGGCGGCCAAAACATCGCGGGCGGCGACGAGACAATGCCCTACACCACCCGGTTCAATGACCTCTACACCGAAACCAAGGTGGCCGCTGAGCAATTCGTCTTGGGGCAAAACGGTGTTGAGGGCATGCTGACCTGCGCGATCCGGCCTAGCGGGATCTGGGGCACTGGCGATCAGACGATGTTCCGCAGGCTGTTTGAAAGTGTGATCGATGGCCATGTCAAAGTCCTGGTTGGACGCAAGTCGGCGTTGTTGGATAACTCCTACGTGCACAACCTGATTCACGGTTTCATCCTGGCCGGCGAGCATCTGGTGCCCGGTGGCAGCGCGCCCGGTCAGGCCTACTTCATCAACGACGCCGAGCCGGTCAACATGTTCGAGTTCGCCCGGCCGGTCGTCGAGGCCTGCGGGGAAAAATGGCCGCGGATGCGGGTTTCCGGCCGTTTGGTCCGCTGGATCATGACGCTGTGGCAGCGGCTGCATTTCCAGTTCGGCTTTCCCGAACCGCTACTCGAGCCGCTGGCGATCGAGCGACTGTACCTGGACAACTACTTCTCGATCGCTAAGGCGCGCCGCGACCTCAACTACGAGCCCCTGTTCACCACCGAACAGGCCCTCGCCGAATGTCTGCCGTACTACGTGGACCTTTTCCACCAGATGAAAAAAGAGGCCCAAGCAAAATAG
- a CDS encoding GNAT family N-acetyltransferase, producing MLRRQSPVGAGIRADTGGPEQPVGFWAAHKHGDVYAPLLLGLNDAYRDRDIHRVTLLHCVRRACELSLRKLRMGMDAELEKRRFGASSERICMYVRTSDDYAGALLGEAVAKVATDRQIHQAAT from the coding sequence GTGCTACGACGACAATCTCCCGTCGGAGCCGGGATCCGCGCCGACACGGGCGGCCCGGAACAACCGGTCGGGTTCTGGGCAGCACACAAGCACGGCGATGTCTATGCGCCATTGCTTCTAGGATTGAACGACGCCTATCGGGATCGCGACATTCACCGCGTGACGCTGCTTCATTGCGTTCGCCGAGCCTGCGAACTTTCACTGCGCAAGCTCCGGATGGGTATGGACGCCGAACTCGAGAAGCGCCGCTTCGGCGCAAGCAGCGAGCGGATCTGCATGTATGTGCGGACTAGCGATGACTATGCCGGGGCACTCCTCGGCGAGGCTGTTGCCAAGGTGGCCACCGACCGACAGATCCACCAAGCCGCCACATGA
- a CDS encoding carboxylesterase/lipase family protein: MATDKCVVETSYGPVRGTDGGLTGGGFRAVKAWKGIRYAAPPLGDLRFRAPEPPEPWAAVADATSFGPACPQPAIPNMPLDLGAPQSEDCLRLNIWASADTEPGDRKPVLVWLHGGAYIMGSGSQPLYDGRRLASSGNVVVVTVNYRLGSLGFLDLSSFNTARRRFDSNIGLRDVLAALGWVRDNIAVFGGDPEKVTLFGESAGAGIITTLLATPAAAGLFAGAIAQSSPATSVYDHGRARRVAVCVLDKLGIPASDADRLREMPTSAILAASNEVFNEVPVRNPGTLAFVPIVDGELLPDYPVKLAREGRSHPVPLIIGTNKHEAALFRLLRSPLMPITPRAITSMFTQIAAEQPDLQLPTEEQIGSAYSQMRRKARPLSIATDVGFRMPSVWLAEGHSQVAPVYLYRFDYSAPLLKLLLVRAAHGTELPYVWGNLGGPQDPTLKLGGAKAAKAVSERVRTRWINFATWANPTGPDGEPAWPCYEGSHRACLIIGKSDAVVRDVDAHIRAAWGGEVVSFR; this comes from the coding sequence ATGGCAACTGACAAATGTGTGGTCGAAACCAGCTACGGGCCGGTCCGGGGCACCGACGGAGGCTTAACAGGGGGCGGGTTCAGGGCTGTGAAAGCCTGGAAGGGCATTCGGTATGCCGCGCCGCCCCTGGGTGACCTGCGTTTCCGGGCGCCGGAGCCGCCGGAGCCTTGGGCCGCGGTCGCCGACGCCACATCCTTCGGGCCGGCCTGCCCGCAACCGGCGATTCCCAACATGCCGCTCGACTTGGGGGCGCCGCAGAGCGAGGACTGTTTGCGTCTGAACATCTGGGCGTCAGCCGATACCGAGCCTGGTGACCGCAAGCCCGTGCTGGTGTGGCTGCACGGGGGCGCCTACATCATGGGATCCGGCAGTCAGCCGCTCTACGACGGCCGCAGGCTGGCGAGCAGCGGCAACGTGGTCGTGGTGACGGTCAACTATCGGCTTGGATCGCTTGGCTTTCTTGACCTGTCGTCGTTCAACACCGCGCGGCGGCGGTTCGACTCGAATATCGGGCTGCGTGACGTGCTGGCCGCGTTGGGTTGGGTGCGCGACAACATTGCGGTGTTTGGCGGCGATCCGGAGAAGGTCACGCTGTTCGGTGAATCTGCGGGCGCGGGAATCATCACGACCCTGCTCGCTACCCCGGCAGCTGCGGGTCTGTTCGCCGGCGCGATCGCGCAGAGCTCACCGGCTACCTCGGTGTACGACCACGGCAGGGCTCGGCGGGTCGCCGTATGTGTCCTGGACAAGCTGGGAATTCCCGCATCCGACGCGGACAGGTTGCGTGAAATGCCGACCTCGGCAATCCTCGCCGCGTCCAACGAGGTGTTCAACGAAGTGCCGGTCCGTAACCCCGGCACGTTGGCGTTCGTGCCGATCGTCGACGGTGAGCTGCTGCCCGACTACCCGGTCAAGCTGGCGCGGGAGGGCCGCTCGCACCCGGTTCCGTTGATCATCGGCACCAACAAGCACGAGGCCGCGCTGTTCCGGCTGCTGAGGTCGCCGCTGATGCCGATCACTCCGCGCGCGATCACGTCGATGTTCACCCAGATTGCCGCCGAGCAGCCGGACTTGCAATTGCCAACCGAGGAGCAGATCGGGTCGGCTTACTCCCAAATGCGGCGCAAAGCACGGCCACTGAGTATTGCTACCGATGTCGGCTTCCGGATGCCGTCGGTGTGGCTGGCGGAGGGGCACAGCCAGGTGGCGCCGGTGTATCTGTACCGGTTCGACTACTCGGCTCCACTGTTGAAACTGCTGTTGGTCCGGGCCGCCCACGGTACCGAGTTGCCCTATGTCTGGGGCAATCTCGGAGGCCCTCAGGACCCAACATTGAAGCTGGGCGGCGCCAAAGCCGCCAAAGCGGTCTCGGAGAGAGTACGGACGCGGTGGATCAATTTCGCCACGTGGGCCAATCCCACGGGTCCCGATGGTGAGCCAGCCTGGCCGTGTTACGAGGGGTCCCATCGCGCCTGCCTGATTATCGGCAAGAGCGACGCTGTCGTGCGCGACGTCGACGCGCACATTCGGGCCGCCTGGGGCGGCGAGGTGGTGAGTTTCCGGTGA
- a CDS encoding AI-2E family transporter, whose product MNTEFTLTQKRALAVFTAIALLFGAYFLRGYFVLIVVAAVAAYLFTPLFNWFHKRLNTGLSAAATLLSAMAIVIVPVGLLVVLAVVQIARMVDNVADWVQTTDPSQLGDQVLRVVNDVAARVPFLHTTVTAETLRNAMISVAQTVGKGLLYFLQDAAGSIPGAIASAIIFLYVFVALLVNRQKMRTLIGQLNPLGEEVTDLYLKKMGSMVHGTVSGQFVIALCQGVAGAASIYVAGFHHGFFIFAILLTALSIIPLGSGIVTIPFGIGMILYGNIAGGAFVVIWHLLVVTNIDNVLRPILVPRDARLNSALMLLSVFAGIAMFGPWGIVIGPVLMIVIVTTIDVYLAVYKGVELEQDEEPNDKPEQPVWRRWLPRGKVNPPATAEPAAQ is encoded by the coding sequence ATGAACACCGAGTTCACGCTCACCCAGAAGCGCGCCCTGGCCGTATTCACGGCGATCGCCCTGCTGTTCGGTGCGTACTTCCTGCGTGGCTATTTCGTCCTTATCGTGGTGGCCGCCGTTGCGGCGTACCTATTCACCCCGCTCTTCAATTGGTTCCACAAGCGCCTCAACACGGGCTTGTCGGCCGCCGCCACCCTGTTGTCGGCGATGGCCATCGTTATCGTCCCGGTCGGACTGTTGGTGGTACTGGCGGTCGTTCAGATTGCCCGCATGGTCGACAACGTCGCCGATTGGGTGCAGACGACCGATCCAAGCCAGCTTGGCGACCAAGTTCTGCGCGTGGTCAATGACGTGGCGGCTCGAGTGCCGTTCCTCCACACGACGGTGACCGCGGAGACGCTGCGCAACGCGATGATTTCCGTGGCACAAACCGTCGGCAAGGGGCTGCTGTATTTCTTGCAGGACGCGGCAGGGAGTATCCCCGGCGCGATCGCGTCGGCCATCATATTTTTGTACGTCTTTGTCGCACTGCTGGTGAACCGCCAAAAAATGCGGACACTGATCGGCCAGCTCAACCCACTCGGAGAAGAAGTCACCGATCTGTATCTGAAAAAGATGGGTTCCATGGTGCACGGCACGGTCAGCGGCCAGTTCGTGATCGCGCTATGTCAAGGTGTCGCCGGCGCCGCATCAATCTACGTCGCCGGATTCCACCATGGTTTCTTCATTTTCGCTATTTTGCTTACCGCGCTGTCGATCATCCCGCTGGGTAGCGGTATCGTCACCATTCCGTTTGGCATCGGGATGATCCTCTACGGCAACATCGCCGGCGGTGCGTTCGTGGTCATCTGGCATCTCCTGGTGGTCACCAACATCGACAACGTTCTGCGACCGATTCTCGTACCGCGCGATGCCCGGCTGAATTCCGCGCTCATGCTGCTGTCGGTGTTCGCGGGTATCGCGATGTTCGGGCCGTGGGGCATCGTCATCGGTCCAGTGCTGATGATCGTCATCGTGACGACCATCGACGTCTACCTCGCCGTGTATAAGGGCGTTGAACTCGAGCAGGACGAAGAACCGAACGACAAACCCGAACAACCCGTTTGGCGCAGATGGCTGCCGCGCGGGAAGGTAAACCCGCCAGCTACTGCCGAACCAGCCGCTCAGTAA
- a CDS encoding dienelactone hydrolase family protein, translating to MNGPEADLTGWNCEPFTGGGYTHDVYRKGAGPGVVLIPEIPGIHPGVLALGNHLVDNGFTVAIPSLFGKPGKPVSPGYMAQSLTRACVAREFAAFATNKARPVSMFLRALARDLNASTPGSGVGVIGQCFTGGFALAAAVDDIVLAPVLSQPSVPLPMTPAQRRDPGLSESELTIVADRCTDEGLCALGLRFSEDKMAPGQRFETLKRRLGDAFEVIEIDSSPGNEHGFGRMAHSVLTEEVREVDGQPAYEARKRMVEFLTERLVRQ from the coding sequence ATGAACGGACCCGAAGCCGACCTCACCGGGTGGAACTGTGAGCCCTTTACCGGTGGTGGTTACACCCACGACGTCTATCGCAAGGGGGCGGGCCCGGGCGTGGTGCTGATTCCGGAGATCCCGGGCATCCATCCCGGCGTGCTGGCCTTGGGGAATCACCTGGTAGACAACGGGTTCACCGTCGCGATTCCGTCGCTGTTCGGCAAGCCCGGCAAGCCGGTGTCGCCCGGATATATGGCCCAATCCCTCACGCGCGCCTGTGTAGCAAGGGAATTTGCGGCGTTTGCCACCAACAAGGCGCGTCCGGTGTCGATGTTCCTGCGGGCACTCGCACGAGACCTCAACGCGTCGACGCCCGGTAGCGGCGTCGGTGTGATTGGCCAATGCTTCACCGGGGGTTTCGCGTTGGCAGCCGCCGTCGACGACATCGTGCTGGCGCCGGTGCTCAGCCAGCCTTCGGTGCCGTTGCCGATGACCCCGGCACAGCGTCGCGATCCCGGGTTGAGTGAATCCGAGTTGACCATCGTCGCTGACCGCTGCACCGACGAGGGTTTGTGCGCGCTGGGATTGCGGTTCAGCGAGGACAAGATGGCTCCGGGACAGCGGTTCGAGACGCTCAAACGGCGGCTGGGTGACGCATTCGAGGTGATCGAGATCGACTCGAGCCCCGGCAACGAGCACGGCTTCGGCCGGATGGCGCACTCGGTGCTGACTGAGGAGGTCCGGGAGGTGGACGGCCAGCCCGCCTACGAAGCCCGCAAGCGGATGGTCGAGTTCCTTACTGAGCGGCTGGTTCGGCAGTAG
- a CDS encoding DUF4245 domain-containing protein → MTWSWDTGLHTGGVTSAEPQPTPKPAKPRLLQDGRDMFWSLAPLVIGCIVLAGMVGMCSFQPGRTNEGPVPAYDAAAALRADAQTLGFPIRLPRLPAGWQPNSGGRGGIENGRTDPATGQRLNAATSIVGYISPTGMYVSLTQSNADEDKLVGSIHSPQAAMYPSGSVDVAGTDWVVYQGADDSGATVEPVWTTSLGSTRGPTQIAITGAGSADQFRTLASATQSQSPLPAGR, encoded by the coding sequence ATGACCTGGAGCTGGGATACTGGCCTGCATACTGGCGGGGTGACGAGCGCGGAGCCACAGCCGACCCCCAAGCCAGCCAAGCCACGGTTGCTCCAGGACGGTCGCGACATGTTCTGGTCTCTCGCGCCGCTGGTGATTGGGTGCATCGTGCTGGCAGGCATGGTCGGGATGTGCTCATTTCAGCCGGGTCGGACGAACGAAGGGCCGGTCCCGGCCTACGACGCCGCGGCGGCCCTGCGGGCAGACGCGCAGACGCTAGGGTTCCCGATCCGGCTGCCCAGGCTGCCGGCCGGCTGGCAACCCAACTCCGGTGGCCGAGGGGGTATCGAGAATGGGCGAACGGACCCGGCCACCGGTCAGCGGCTCAACGCCGCGACATCGATCGTCGGCTACATCAGCCCGACCGGGATGTACGTGAGCCTGACCCAGAGCAATGCCGACGAAGACAAGCTGGTCGGCTCGATTCACTCGCCCCAAGCGGCGATGTACCCGAGCGGTTCGGTCGACGTAGCCGGTACCGACTGGGTGGTCTACCAGGGCGCCGACGACAGTGGGGCGACCGTCGAGCCGGTGTGGACCACCAGCCTCGGCAGTACGCGTGGACCCACTCAGATCGCGATCACCGGCGCGGGCAGTGCCGACCAGTTCCGCACGCTGGCATCGGCGACGCAATCGCAATCACCCCTGCCGGCAGGCCGATAG
- the glpX gene encoding class II fructose-bisphosphatase, translated as MTAQGSGSSPVAVAGRGPSQARARGEAPDRNLAMELVRVTEAGAMAAGRWVGRGDKEGGDAAAVDAIRELVNSVSMRGVVVIGEGEKDDAPMLYNGEEVGNGDGPNCDFAVDPIDGTTLMSKGMPNAISVLAVADRGAMFDPSAVFYMNKIAVGPDAAHVLDITAPIADNVRAVARVLGLSVPDMTVCILDRPRHAQLIAEVRATGARIRLITDGDVAGAISACRPESGTDMLAGIGGTPEGIIAAAAIRCMGGAIQAQLAPKDDAERSKARDAGYDLNQVLTTEDLVSGDNVFFCATGVTDGDLLKGVRYYPGGCTTQSIVMRSKSGTVRMIEAYHRLSKLDEYSAIDFTGDSTAAYPLP; from the coding sequence ATGACAGCTCAGGGATCCGGTTCGTCGCCGGTCGCCGTTGCCGGTCGCGGCCCGTCGCAGGCCCGGGCGCGCGGGGAAGCTCCAGACCGCAACCTGGCTATGGAATTGGTGCGGGTCACCGAGGCCGGCGCCATGGCCGCGGGCCGCTGGGTGGGCCGTGGCGACAAGGAAGGCGGCGACGCCGCGGCGGTCGACGCGATCCGCGAACTGGTGAACTCGGTGTCGATGCGCGGCGTGGTGGTCATCGGCGAGGGCGAAAAAGATGATGCGCCGATGCTGTACAACGGCGAAGAGGTGGGCAACGGCGACGGCCCCAACTGCGACTTTGCCGTCGACCCGATCGATGGCACCACGCTGATGAGCAAGGGCATGCCCAATGCCATCTCGGTGCTGGCGGTCGCCGACCGGGGCGCAATGTTCGACCCGTCGGCAGTGTTCTACATGAACAAGATCGCCGTCGGACCCGACGCCGCACACGTGCTGGACATCACCGCGCCGATCGCCGACAACGTCCGGGCGGTCGCCAGGGTCCTGGGCTTGTCGGTGCCGGACATGACCGTGTGTATTCTCGACCGGCCCCGGCACGCGCAGCTGATCGCAGAGGTCCGGGCAACCGGGGCACGGATCCGACTCATCACCGACGGCGATGTCGCCGGCGCGATCTCGGCGTGTCGGCCCGAGTCGGGCACCGACATGCTGGCCGGTATCGGCGGCACCCCGGAAGGCATCATTGCCGCGGCAGCGATCCGTTGCATGGGCGGAGCGATCCAGGCGCAGCTAGCACCCAAGGATGATGCCGAGCGCAGCAAAGCGCGCGACGCCGGCTACGACCTCAACCAGGTCTTGACTACCGAAGATCTGGTGTCCGGCGACAATGTCTTCTTCTGCGCCACCGGCGTCACCGACGGCGACCTGCTCAAGGGGGTGCGCTACTACCCCGGTGGCTGCACTACCCAGTCGATCGTGATGCGGTCCAAGTCGGGCACTGTCCGGATGATCGAGGCCTATCACCGGCTTTCGAAGCTCGACGAATACTCGGCCATCGACTTCACCGGTGACAGCACGGCCGCCTATCCCCTGCCCTAG
- a CDS encoding class II fumarate hydratase — protein sequence MADSVSTNPTDTEYRIEHDTMGEVRVPAKALWRAQTQRAVENFPISGRGLERTQIRALGLLKGACAQVNKDLGLLAADKADAIIAAAGEIADGQHDDQFPIDVFQTGSGTSSNMNTNEVIASIAAANGVTVHPNDDVNMSQSSNDTFPTATHIAATEAAVSHLIPALQVLHDALAAKALDWHTVVKSGRTHLMDAVPVTLGQEFSGYARQIEAGIERVRACLRRLGELAIGGTAVGTGLNAPEGFGVRVVAVLVERTGLSELRTAANSFEAQAARDGLVEASGALRTVAVSLTKIANDIRWMGSGPLTGLAEIQLPDLQPGSSIMPGKVNPVLPEAVTQVAAQVIGNDAAVAFGGANGAFELNVYIPMMARNILESFTLLTNVSKLFAARCIAGLTANVDHLRELAESSPSIVTPLNSAIGYEEAAAVAKQALKERKTIRQTVIDRGLIGDALSLEELDRRLDVLAMAKVEPGD from the coding sequence ATGGCAGACAGTGTCTCCACTAATCCGACGGACACCGAATACCGCATCGAGCACGACACCATGGGCGAGGTGCGGGTACCGGCAAAAGCGTTGTGGCGTGCGCAAACCCAGCGCGCGGTGGAGAACTTCCCGATTTCGGGCCGAGGCCTGGAGCGCACGCAGATCCGCGCGCTGGGTCTGCTGAAAGGCGCGTGCGCTCAGGTGAACAAAGACCTCGGGCTGTTGGCAGCGGACAAGGCCGACGCGATCATCGCTGCAGCCGGCGAGATCGCCGATGGCCAACACGACGACCAGTTCCCGATCGACGTCTTCCAGACCGGTTCGGGCACCAGCTCCAACATGAACACCAACGAGGTGATCGCGAGCATCGCGGCCGCGAACGGGGTCACGGTGCATCCCAACGACGACGTCAACATGTCGCAGTCGTCCAACGACACCTTCCCGACAGCCACCCACATAGCCGCTACCGAGGCCGCGGTGAGTCATCTCATCCCGGCGCTGCAGGTGCTGCACGACGCCCTGGCGGCGAAGGCTCTCGACTGGCACACGGTCGTCAAGTCGGGCCGCACCCACCTGATGGACGCCGTTCCGGTAACGCTGGGCCAGGAGTTCAGCGGGTATGCCCGCCAGATCGAGGCGGGCATAGAAAGGGTGCGCGCGTGCCTGCGCCGGCTGGGCGAGCTGGCGATAGGCGGCACCGCGGTGGGGACCGGCCTCAACGCCCCGGAAGGTTTCGGCGTCAGGGTGGTCGCGGTGCTTGTTGAACGGACCGGTTTGTCCGAACTCCGCACGGCGGCAAATTCTTTCGAGGCGCAGGCGGCTCGCGACGGTCTGGTGGAAGCCTCCGGCGCGTTGCGCACGGTCGCGGTGTCGCTGACCAAGATCGCCAACGACATCCGCTGGATGGGATCGGGCCCGCTGACCGGGTTGGCCGAAATCCAACTGCCAGACCTGCAGCCCGGCAGCTCGATCATGCCCGGCAAAGTGAATCCGGTTCTGCCCGAGGCGGTTACCCAGGTTGCCGCGCAGGTGATCGGCAATGACGCCGCGGTCGCCTTTGGCGGCGCCAACGGCGCCTTTGAACTCAACGTCTACATTCCGATGATGGCTCGCAACATTCTCGAGTCGTTCACCCTGTTGACCAACGTGTCGAAGCTGTTCGCCGCGCGCTGCATCGCTGGGCTCACGGCGAACGTCGACCATCTACGCGAGCTCGCCGAGTCTTCACCGTCGATCGTGACACCGCTGAACTCCGCCATCGGCTACGAGGAAGCGGCGGCGGTGGCCAAACAGGCACTCAAAGAACGCAAGACAATCCGCCAGACCGTCATCGACCGGGGCCTGATCGGCGACGCGTTGTCCCTCGAAGAGCTGGACCGCCGCCTCGACGTCCTCGCCATGGCCAAGGTAGAGCCAGGCGACTAG